The window ttcatATATATCTTCCCTTTCacccttcaactttacatttaaatcatacttcaatattcttaccttatccgacatacatcttttgcaccgttgcttacctgtgtactttgtaacttccagtattatcagtcgctttcttctgtcgatgccgttcttcagctgaaatcaagggttagtataaggaattccatttcctatggctgagctctatcgcacgatcttagatattaAAGAAgcgaaacatcctaaatgtcctgtagcttcctgtttatagatgtggtgcacaacacaccgataaacaagactctactagacacggtctgtagacactccgaggatgaactgctctgatatcacttttgtcacgacccaaccccgtaggccttgactagtgcctgagctggacacttgtatgtacctgttaactataatcatccacaactagcataatacagacttatcaataccaaggcaagacgtcgtctcaaaactatcgcattatttagacgtgtcacaacaacctgtctcttggggaggtacaactttcaacagacattatagtacataagccgacaaggctttcataatatataagggaacatccccgccataaacgagctgacaaggctatcataacacattacttctcaaaacatatatatatatatatatctgcgcaagccgacaaggctgccactacgaatgggaacgtcccaaaaacataagccatatagacacaactgaacaacatcgatacacaacccacacatatgtctacagacctctaagagtaacaataGTATGATataacgggacaggaccccgccgtacccctggataaaatacatatacaccacagagattctgtaccaaaatctaggctccggaacaaaggatctctccaagatagctgaataggactcctaagatggtgggttaccaacgtgagcatctgtacctgcgggcatgaacgcagcccccccgaagaaagggggtcagtacggaatatgtactgagcatataaagcataaatacaataaacaggatcatactgaagtgaggagtacagaaaaccacaaggcttacctttgaatcataaatcatggtgtcaatatcagacttaactcgttaagaaacttaatgtcaccattagagaatcatcctgttcatatgcatttgtataacgtgtcccggccctctaatgagggactcagtgaataagatcatcatgtgccatcctggccgccatccccatatcatcatgtcatcatatcatcatatacatatacataaaacgtgtcccgaccctctagtgaggggctcggtgaataatgcagtggatctgtgcacgaaaacatgtcctggcccgggactcggtgaaagatgtaacagtatgcatgagcagagtaataagtaaccatatacacataaatcatcttttgatactcaatagataagtagactagtcAATGCTCGAGTATCAAGATAATAGTCACATTCAGTATTCTTTGTAAATCATTACAAACTATGTCAAATAAcgtctcaggaatcatagacatgtatcaagtcaATCCGAGGCAACTTATAAAAGTTATGATCATTAGGCAATATGGAGTTTTTcaggaataggaactttcatgaatCATTTACTATCCGATCATATAGAATGCTCGAGGGCAGTAGTTCGACTATTTAAGAACTCTAATATCAAGAAGTGGATAAAATCATAATACATGCTCGGAACttatgagtagaattaccccgaaTCTCATATCGCTTCATACTTATATCTAGGacattccaaaagaaagaaaggataggctttacatacccgTTATagattaaccgtaaccaagtttgctttgtcgcctctttagcctatttaatatgaaagtaacactattgttagtaAAGTACAAATTTCttgcttataaatctacaaccaatcacttataggaatcatttcttagttcatacttcttgattaggattttgattagttaataacttgacggaaatcgggcagcacttcctctactcgcctaacccgaatttacagttaatctccgattatcacaacaataccaacaacaacccagtaaTCTCTCTTAATTCATTTTCAACTAATTTAAGAACACAAAATTTCTTTCCTCGAGTGTTAGTCCATATCTTATATCGATAAATTTTCCATCGATTCTCTTTATAAACACATAGACATATATAGTAACATCAAGAACGTATTATTCATGCTATTTACCATAATTTCCATCCATAACAACATCTACATAATCCACAAAACAGCCTataaaccaacaacaacatcaaatacaatCTACGGTATAACTTtcgtatttctcatcccacaatttagttatgacttcaatgaatttgagtatacttagaagaggataattcttaccttatgtaccaagaaatactcttcttccacATTACTTAACCTTGAAgaaattccaaattcaacaacATGACAAAATGAAACAACGAGATCCAtgggcggagccaggatttttatcaagggtgttcatattttaggacaggggatgtgtgagggggggggggggggggagcaacGCATGAAAAAAACACAATGCCTCTGCCAACTATCAATATGGCCCAGTATTGCGTCAAAATAGTTGCAACAGTGAATTATTCCTTTAAGCTCCCACCGACACTCTACCCCTTCATAGAATTTATTACGAAATAAGCTCTACCATAGAACACTTTATCTAATGCAAGCTAAAGAATAAATAAGTAACTTACACGTTCAATGGCCTCACTCTCTTCAGGTGTAACGGTCACAACTTGTAGGAAGGAAAAACAAAAGAGTGTGACGCCGAGTCTTCAGGTGTAACTGTCCAAGCAATTTATCTGCAGTGTATCTCAACCGAAGATCATGAAATTCAACTTTGATAGGAAGGAAAAACAAAAGAGTTGTAACATCAAGTTAGAATATGAAAAAATAGAATGGAGTCGGGAAGATACTTGTACAAAATAAAATTAACATAAAGAAGTCAACAACAAAATATGCTATTACAAACTAATAAATTACAATTGCACTCGACGAGTTTTCATCCCTTGAAATGtttttataatacactcattAGAAACATCTTTAAATACTTTTTTTTCCACATAAGGTACTATGCAACCATCTAAGAATTCATCGTCCATTCGATTCCGCAAGTCATTCTTAATAAACTTCATCGCAGAAAAAGCTCTTTCAGCTGTTGCAGTGGCAACTGGTTGAAGCAAAGAAAACTTCACCAAAAGGAATACAAGAGAATAGTTTAAATGCTTCTTTGTCTCAACTAACTTTCTTGAAAGTTCCCCAAGTCCACCTAAATTGGAGAACCTTTTGTCAATATCATGAACATCAATAATGTAATTAGCAAGTTGATTCTCAAGGGCCCTCATGCTAAATCCATCAAAGTCATCAGGATATAAGTCAGCCATTCTCACTATTTTTTGTTATGTCAAAACTAGAAAATGAATCAATTGGATTCAATCAAGCTACTCTATTAAGCAAATCACTAGTCACCTCATTGAAACGCTCATTGAGTTCTTGTAGCTACCAATCAATAATTTTATAAAACAAATCCACACGGTAATGATGCAAAGTAGTGTAATCAACTACTTTGCGTCGTGATCTTCCAGAGTTAGCATATGGATCATCATAATTAGGCAATGAAATTTTATGCTTGATACAAAAAGTTTCTACCTTTTCTTTAAGTGAATCACATCCAGAATGCTTTTCTAAGAGAGGATCCCATTCATTATCTATTAAAGCTTGCAACCTTCTCTTGCAAACCTTAACAAGAATCATGGCATTTGCAATATCTTGTTACTTTTTTTGTAATGACACATTAAGATCATATGTGATTCCTAAAACATCAGTCATCAAATGCAACAAGAAAACAGTCTCAAATGTTTGACAACTTCTAAGAAATCCCGATGCACTAGCTCTTTCATCTGGAGTACTTGCATTTACAACAAGAGCATCAAGTACATTAACAATAGAGGCAAAGTTATTAATAAATTTTCCAAACGACTTGTAGTGAGATCCCCAACGAGTATCACCGGCTTTAATAAGGCCAAGTTCTTGTTTCAGGCCTCTACCTGTTTCTAGCTCACCCATATCTAATGCTTCCCGGAGTTTTTGTTTTTGAGATTCTCGAAATCCATCCACACGTTTAAAAGAAGCTCCCAACACATTCAAAACATTTGAAACCAAGAGTACTAGTTCTCCCACTTGAACACACTTTTTAGAAACTGCAACAAGAGttagttgaagttgatgagcAAAACAATGAACGGAATGAGCCGATCTACTTTCTTGTTTGATCAACGTTTTAAGACCACCAAGCTCACCTTGCATATTGCTTGCCCCATCATAACATTGCCCCCGTACATAAGATAAAGTTAAAGAATGGTGAGCGAGTACATCCACAATTGCTTTCTTTAGAGATAACGCACTAGTATCTTTAACATGAACAAGTCCAATAAATGCCTCCATCACAAATCCCCTTTTATCAACACATCTCTAGATTCATCAACCAATAGAGCAAAGTAGTCACCATTTAAGTCCTCTATTATAGCCTTAATTGTTTCAATCTTACAAGCACTCACAATATCTTTCTGGATATCATGAGAagtcattttattattttttggaGTTTTTCCTAACACATAAGGTTGAATTTGATCACATTTATCCGCGTACCATGAAAGAACTTCAAGAAAATTACCTTTGTTCAATGACGATTCACTCTCATCATGACTGCGAAGTGCCAAACCTTGATTCAAGAGAAGTCGTACCACATCGATTGAAGCATTTAAGCGAACCCAATATTCATGCTTACCTTTATCATCCAACTTGTAAAATGCAGCCTGAATGGATTGTTCTTCTCGCATTAGATCTTCACACATTCTTTTTGATTGATTATGAATACTATTTGGTGCGATAGCAAGCTATCCTTTCTATACCAATTTTTAAACCCTTTAGTCGAAAATACATTACCACCACCTTAGATGAATGCTTTCACCGTGAAACAAATAACAAGGCAAACAATAAGCTGCATTTGCACTTGTACTATATTCCAACCAATCAGGAAATTCATCAAACCATTTAGAAACAAAACGACGTGGTATTCCAGAAATATCAGTTTTAGGAAACTTATGATCCTTAGGTTGGCAAGGACCTTTTGGAATGTATGCCCTCCTTACCTCATCAGAATGTTTGGATGATAATCCAAAATTCGAGTTCTTTCGGTCGGGTCAGCCTTTAGATCATTTACATCAAATTCTTGTCTTTGAGAAGAGTGAGACGATGGTATTTCTGCTTGGTTGGCATTTTCATCTCGGCCTAGTTGATTTTGATTCTGAGAAGAGTGAGACACCAAACATTGTTTTGGTACTTTCTGAAAATATTTCTCCATTCAAACTGAAATAACAGTTAAATGCGATGCACTTATTAGAAATCAGTCATACAAATTACTCGCTGAATAtgtaaagaaattaaaaaaacacaaaaattGCTGTTGGTACATCTAACACAGTACACTTCTACAATTGAAGATAGGTCCTAACTACATAATTTTTCTTGCCATCAGCCCATcacctagaaataaaaaaaaatctctactGAAAAAGTAGCAATATATGAAAATCCCTAATTTTTCTTCCCATCACctagaaataataataaaaaaaaaagataggtcCTAATACTTTGCACTTACTCTCATCCTCGCCATCTCTGTTACTGGAAGTTGATATTAGACAATTGAAGAGACAAAAGTACAACAAAATTTACATGCTCTCAATGATGTTATTTACTTACATCTATTAACTGGCATTATGGTTGCGGATCTTGCGGTGATAGTTGATAGCGGTGGTCGGTGGTGCAGGTGGTTTTTTGATGGAGTAAGAGAAGGCAGAGCCGCAGA is drawn from Lycium barbarum isolate Lr01 chromosome 8, ASM1917538v2, whole genome shotgun sequence and contains these coding sequences:
- the LOC132608272 gene encoding uncharacterized protein LOC132608272, which codes for MEAFIGLVHVKDTSALSLKKAIVDVLAHHSLTLSYVRGQCYDGASNMQGELGGLKTLIKQESRSAHSVHCFAHQLQLTLVAVSKKCVQVGELVLLVSNVLNVLGASFKRVDGFRESQKQKLREALDMGELETGRGLKQELGLIKAGDTRWGSHYKSFGKFINNFASIVNVLDALVVNASTPDERASASGFLRSCQTFETVFLLHLMTDVLGITYDLNVSLQKK